From Mycobacterium lacus, one genomic window encodes:
- a CDS encoding L,D-transpeptidase — MRAAFRCALAVFGTAASVVAGPAGTSLAAANQAGGFAIASVLPTRGEVVGVAHPVVVTFGAPITNSASRHAAERAVAVRSAPAMTGKFEWLGNSVVRWVPDRFWPAHSTVALSVGGLSTDFKTGPAVVGVANISEHTFTVSIDGVEAGPPPALPAPHHRPHFGEEGVMPASMGRPEYPTPAGSYTVLSKERSVIMDSSSVGIPVDDADGYRLAVDYAVRITSRGLYVHSAPWAVRSMGLENVSHGCISLSPEDAEWYYNTVNIGDPVIVQE; from the coding sequence ATGCGGGCGGCTTTTCGGTGTGCTCTTGCCGTCTTCGGAACCGCCGCGAGTGTGGTTGCGGGGCCGGCCGGCACAAGCCTTGCGGCAGCCAACCAGGCGGGTGGGTTCGCCATCGCGTCAGTTCTGCCAACGCGCGGCGAGGTGGTGGGTGTGGCGCACCCGGTGGTGGTGACGTTCGGTGCGCCCATAACCAACTCGGCCAGCCGGCACGCGGCCGAGCGTGCCGTTGCAGTCAGATCGGCGCCCGCGATGACCGGCAAGTTCGAATGGCTCGGCAACAGCGTCGTGCGGTGGGTTCCCGACCGCTTCTGGCCGGCGCACAGCACGGTGGCGCTTTCGGTCGGCGGCCTGTCGACGGACTTTAAGACGGGTCCCGCCGTCGTCGGTGTTGCCAACATCTCGGAGCACACCTTCACGGTGAGCATCGACGGAGTCGAGGCGGGACCGCCGCCTGCACTACCAGCGCCACACCACCGACCTCACTTCGGTGAAGAGGGGGTGATGCCCGCCTCGATGGGCAGGCCGGAGTATCCGACGCCGGCCGGCTCCTACACCGTCCTGTCCAAGGAACGCTCGGTGATCATGGATTCGAGCAGCGTCGGCATCCCCGTCGACGATGCCGACGGTTACCGGCTTGCGGTGGATTACGCCGTCCGCATCACCAGCCGCGGCCTCTACGTGCATTCGGCGCCGTGGGCCGTCCGATCGATGGGACTCGAGAATGTCAGCCACGGCTGCATCAGCCTGAGCCCCGAGGACGCGGAGTGGTACTACAACACGGTCAACATTGGCGACCCGGTGATCGTGCAGGAATAG